The following proteins are encoded in a genomic region of Sulfurovum indicum:
- a CDS encoding GGDEF domain-containing protein translates to MLFKNICYQKERKHASGRFIALLILTLLAFVLSGQSDGKIAEKALLAGFTLLVLTLFSILHFYFISVFPSKVVTLRKNLLIFIDLAVLTYFIVSFGEHGLFLFPFYILIVMHSGLSLGVYFFYSSMVIAAISWVALFTYSSYWKAHSDIIVTFAMTTFLIPLFYLKTIIRIDEENTELNQTLNEVVYDATYDALTGAANRKKYKDTIMELINKKEPFALLFIDLNKFKVINDTHGHHVGDEVLKEVARRLSENIDEDDFLARLGGDEFVIITKRKKIYMEKFLARLERNVIGRHKVGNTVVPIELSIGVSLYPDDSRIAMMLSKYADEAMYRAKKDPDRYHYFYHEIAKKQQE, encoded by the coding sequence ATGCTTTTTAAGAATATCTGTTATCAAAAAGAGCGGAAACATGCAAGTGGCAGGTTTATTGCACTTCTCATTCTGACATTATTGGCATTTGTTCTTTCGGGGCAGAGTGATGGTAAAATAGCAGAAAAGGCTCTGTTGGCAGGGTTTACACTGCTTGTATTGACACTTTTTTCGATTTTGCATTTTTATTTTATCTCCGTTTTTCCCAGCAAGGTGGTCACTCTGCGTAAAAACCTGTTGATCTTTATTGATCTTGCAGTCCTGACCTACTTTATTGTCTCTTTTGGAGAGCATGGCCTCTTTCTTTTCCCATTCTATATACTGATCGTAATGCACAGCGGGTTGAGCCTGGGGGTATATTTTTTCTACTCGAGTATGGTGATCGCAGCTATTTCCTGGGTCGCGTTGTTTACCTATTCGTCTTACTGGAAAGCCCACAGTGACATTATTGTTACCTTTGCAATGACTACATTTCTGATCCCTCTTTTCTATTTGAAAACTATTATCAGGATAGATGAAGAGAACACGGAATTGAATCAGACACTCAATGAAGTGGTCTATGATGCAACATATGATGCCTTGACAGGGGCAGCGAACAGAAAAAAGTACAAAGACACGATCATGGAACTGATCAATAAGAAGGAGCCTTTTGCCCTGCTTTTCATTGATTTGAATAAATTTAAGGTGATCAATGATACGCATGGACATCATGTAGGTGATGAGGTACTCAAGGAGGTAGCACGAAGACTTTCTGAGAATATCGATGAAGATGATTTTCTTGCACGTCTGGGAGGAGACGAGTTTGTTATTATTACGAAACGGAAGAAAATCTATATGGAGAAGTTTTTGGCTAGACTGGAGAGAAATGTGATCGGCCGTCACAAGGTGGGAAACACTGTTGTTCCTATTGAACTCAGTATAGGTGTGAGTCTTTATCCTGATGACAGCCGTATAGCCATGATGCTGTCAAAATATGCGGATGAAGCGATGTACAGGGCTAAAAAAGATCCTGACCGTTATCACTACTTTTATCATGAGATTGCCAAGAAGCAACAGGAATAG
- the thrS gene encoding threonine--tRNA ligase, whose protein sequence is MSENLIGYLDDQGNIIDTQSAGENCNATPIEYDNSEKALEIIRHSTAHLMAQAISELYPSAKFFVGPVVDEGFYYDFRVDEKISEEDLKTIEKKMKELIKKKYKIEKYEISKEEALRKFANDDLKQAVLSRIPDDRVSIYKQGDFEDLCRGPHVPALRFLNNFKLTRVAGAYLGGDENAEMLTRIYGVAFATKEALKAYTIMMEEAKKRDHRKIGTEMELFMFNEESGAGLPFWMPQGAKLRAKLEEILHKAHRVREYYPVRGPEILKSDMWRTSGHYACYGENMYLTEIEDQEYGIKPMNCIGHIQIFKQTQKSYRDLPLRYYEYGVVHRHEKSGVLHGLLRVREFTQDDAHIFCTPEQIASEVLEVVEFVDSVMKLFGFEYTMEIATKPEKAIGEDAVWEMATQGLKEALEGNGLPYTIDEGGGAFYGPKIDIKITDAIGRKWQCGTIQVDFNLPERFDVEYVAEDNSRKRPVMIHRAILGSFERFIGILTEHYAGEFPFFIAPTQVIFVPISESHKEYAYRLKKKLLLEGIDSEVYDKNDSLNKRIRTAEKQRVPYVVIIGDEEVSNNSVAIRNRRRREQYNLTQDEFMVELTKQLQEGKI, encoded by the coding sequence TTGAGCGAAAATCTTATCGGTTACCTAGATGACCAGGGCAATATTATCGATACACAGAGTGCAGGGGAGAACTGCAACGCAACACCTATTGAGTATGACAACAGCGAAAAAGCACTGGAGATTATCCGCCACTCTACGGCACACTTGATGGCACAGGCGATCTCGGAGCTCTATCCCAGCGCGAAGTTCTTTGTCGGACCGGTTGTAGACGAAGGATTCTATTATGACTTCAGAGTCGATGAGAAGATCTCGGAAGAGGATCTCAAAACAATCGAAAAGAAGATGAAAGAGCTTATCAAAAAGAAGTACAAGATTGAAAAGTACGAGATATCCAAAGAGGAAGCACTTAGGAAATTTGCCAATGATGATCTGAAACAGGCGGTACTTTCACGTATCCCTGATGATAGAGTCTCTATCTATAAGCAGGGTGACTTTGAAGATCTCTGTCGAGGACCACATGTCCCTGCACTGCGTTTTTTGAATAACTTCAAACTTACCCGTGTAGCGGGTGCCTACCTTGGGGGTGATGAGAACGCTGAGATGCTCACCCGTATCTATGGTGTGGCATTTGCAACCAAAGAGGCGCTCAAGGCCTATACGATCATGATGGAAGAGGCGAAAAAGCGTGATCACCGTAAGATCGGTACGGAAATGGAACTTTTCATGTTCAATGAAGAGTCGGGTGCCGGACTGCCGTTCTGGATGCCTCAGGGAGCAAAGCTTCGTGCCAAACTTGAGGAGATCCTTCATAAAGCACACCGAGTCAGAGAGTATTATCCTGTACGCGGTCCGGAGATACTGAAATCTGATATGTGGAGAACCTCCGGACACTATGCCTGTTACGGAGAAAACATGTATCTGACCGAGATAGAGGATCAGGAGTACGGCATCAAACCGATGAACTGTATCGGACATATTCAGATATTCAAGCAGACACAGAAGAGTTACCGTGATCTGCCGTTGAGGTATTATGAATACGGTGTGGTACACAGACATGAGAAATCGGGAGTACTTCACGGACTGCTTCGCGTAAGAGAATTTACTCAGGATGATGCACATATCTTCTGTACACCGGAGCAGATTGCTTCTGAGGTCCTTGAGGTAGTGGAGTTCGTTGACTCGGTTATGAAGCTCTTTGGTTTTGAGTATACGATGGAGATCGCAACCAAGCCGGAAAAAGCGATCGGTGAAGATGCTGTATGGGAGATGGCGACACAGGGGCTTAAAGAGGCTCTTGAAGGCAATGGCCTGCCGTACACGATCGATGAGGGTGGTGGTGCATTCTACGGACCGAAGATCGATATCAAGATCACTGATGCGATTGGCAGAAAGTGGCAGTGCGGGACCATCCAGGTAGACTTCAACCTGCCTGAGCGTTTTGATGTAGAGTATGTTGCAGAAGACAACAGCAGAAAACGTCCGGTTATGATCCACCGTGCTATTCTTGGATCATTCGAACGATTCATAGGTATCTTGACAGAACACTATGCAGGAGAGTTCCCGTTCTTTATTGCTCCGACACAGGTGATCTTTGTACCGATCTCCGAATCACATAAAGAGTATGCATACAGACTTAAGAAAAAGTTGCTCCTTGAGGGTATAGACTCTGAAGTTTATGACAAAAATGATTCACTCAACAAACGTATCAGAACCGCTGAAAAGCAGCGTGTTCCGTATGTTGTGATCATCGGGGATGAAGAAGTGAGCAATAACAGTGTCGCAATTCGTAACCGAAGAAGAAGAGAACAGTATAATCTTACACAAGACGAATTTATGGTAGAATTAACCAAACAACTTCAAGAAGGAAAAATTTGA
- the infC gene encoding translation initiation factor IF-3, with protein sequence MNDAIRASELRVLTDDGEQFGIISRDEALKIAEEKGLDLVLVSPQAKPPVAKIMDYGKHKYQQEKKKKEARKNQKKIEVKEVKFSCKIAENDIAYKVKHAREFLEKGKHVKLRVFLRGREMANPEWGVEVLNRVWPMLEDIAQLESPPKQEGRYINMYVTPLKK encoded by the coding sequence ATGAATGATGCGATCCGCGCCAGTGAACTAAGAGTTTTAACAGATGATGGGGAACAATTCGGCATTATCTCAAGAGACGAAGCGTTAAAGATTGCAGAAGAGAAAGGACTTGACCTTGTGCTTGTCTCTCCTCAGGCAAAACCACCTGTTGCTAAGATTATGGACTACGGTAAACATAAATACCAACAAGAAAAGAAGAAAAAAGAGGCAAGAAAGAATCAGAAGAAGATCGAAGTCAAAGAGGTTAAGTTCTCTTGCAAGATCGCTGAGAACGACATTGCCTACAAAGTAAAGCATGCACGTGAATTTCTTGAAAAAGGCAAACACGTAAAACTGAGAGTATTCCTGAGAGGGCGCGAGATGGCTAACCCTGAGTGGGGTGTTGAAGTGCTCAACCGTGTCTGGCCGATGCTTGAGGATATTGCACAGCTTGAGTCACCTCCGAAGCAGGAGGGACGTTACATCAATATGTACGTCACACCGCTTAAGAAGTAA
- a CDS encoding MutS-related protein: MDKATEILSQKKRLLTEIYFDLQRHFEEKYGKDALVLMEIGTFFEVYEVNNDDLKIGKAKEIAELLNIQLTRKSKAVLENSVSNPLLAGVPAVSLDRYLSRLIATKKYTIIVVKQKGEMPNVKRYVANIISPGTNFEYLSEPTENNIVSLLIDANAGIYSVGYAAIDVSTGKTICNEIHSTRDDKTYALDEAFNLLQTYTTSEVIITLESKEIDLEWLTHYLELSSIHCTVNTRHFKITYQNELFNRIFEINSFLSAIEFLDLERHPYTTEALAVLIDFIIEHDESIIEKMNRPQFLGNSRYMYIGNNAMEQLSVISRDPGEMTLLDLIDKTSTAFGKRLLKERLLNPICDKSLLEERYDLVEKLMPSIDRFETHLKQIYDLERIARRIKLRKLHPVELTYIAMSLESVLKLLEDAQVNGLEIETHLQDETQEMLTVLEETFELDICARFRIEQINDNIFKQGVYPAIDTIVRSQQKEVDKMEQVAEHVESLFDKDKLFSSSGTRYTSVSYLESEGYFINLTKNRFSLIEKRLKDSFVTIDNQHHFFKDFQYKHLKNAVKVQAPLFDEITRSYETAQIKLISLVKQRYIESLNLLEKRFSLLLDKLIVFIANIDVAISTAKCAKSMNLVRPIIEEGNFYEAIGLRHPIIEANDERGIYVPNDIYLGENNNTVHNHITLNASNGEDVLGVLLYGINSSGKSSLMKSIGLSVILAQAGFFVPAVELRFGMYDKLFTRIVSKDNLYKGLSTFSVEMMELKNIFNRADTRSLILGDEISQGTETESALAIVSSAILKLISLRSTFIFATHLHQLGNIAQLKELKHLIFLHLGIKYDECSDTLIYNRVLQLGQGDSLYGLEFAKSLHMDKEFLQTAQDIRESLNHSDSEVKKLRRQKSSKYNKALYLTKCALCDKNVEDVHHIAHQNQANETGHIDHFHKNHKYNLIPLCRQHHQMVHEGKIVISGFMMTSEGLKLHYQINEH, from the coding sequence GTGGACAAAGCAACTGAAATACTTTCCCAAAAAAAAAGACTTCTTACTGAGATCTACTTCGACCTGCAGCGCCATTTTGAAGAGAAGTACGGTAAAGATGCTCTTGTTCTTATGGAGATCGGCACCTTCTTCGAGGTCTATGAGGTCAATAATGACGACCTTAAAATCGGAAAAGCCAAGGAGATCGCTGAGCTGCTCAATATCCAGCTTACCCGTAAAAGCAAAGCTGTACTGGAGAACTCTGTCAGCAATCCGCTGCTTGCCGGCGTACCGGCAGTTTCACTCGACCGTTACCTCTCACGTCTCATCGCTACCAAAAAATACACCATTATTGTTGTTAAACAAAAAGGCGAGATGCCCAATGTAAAACGCTATGTGGCCAACATTATCAGTCCAGGTACCAACTTCGAGTATCTGAGCGAACCGACAGAAAACAATATTGTCTCTTTGCTCATTGATGCAAATGCCGGGATCTACTCAGTAGGGTATGCAGCCATCGATGTCAGTACAGGAAAGACCATCTGCAATGAGATCCACTCAACACGCGATGACAAAACCTATGCACTCGATGAAGCGTTCAATCTGCTGCAGACCTATACAACTTCAGAAGTGATCATCACACTGGAGAGCAAAGAGATCGATCTTGAGTGGCTGACACACTACCTGGAGCTGAGCTCGATACACTGTACAGTCAACACCAGACACTTCAAGATCACCTACCAGAACGAACTCTTTAACCGCATCTTCGAGATAAACTCTTTTCTCAGTGCCATAGAGTTTCTCGACCTTGAACGACACCCTTACACAACGGAAGCACTGGCCGTGCTCATCGACTTTATTATTGAGCATGATGAGAGTATTATAGAGAAGATGAACCGTCCGCAGTTTCTGGGTAACAGCCGCTATATGTACATCGGCAACAATGCGATGGAGCAGCTTTCTGTCATCAGTCGTGACCCTGGGGAGATGACCCTGCTTGACCTTATTGACAAAACATCAACCGCCTTTGGAAAACGCCTGCTCAAAGAACGGCTGCTCAACCCCATCTGTGACAAATCTCTACTGGAAGAGCGTTACGATCTGGTAGAGAAACTGATGCCAAGTATTGACCGTTTCGAGACACACCTCAAGCAGATCTATGATCTGGAGCGTATAGCGCGGCGCATAAAGCTTCGGAAGCTCCATCCTGTAGAACTGACATATATTGCTATGTCACTGGAGTCAGTCCTGAAACTGCTTGAAGATGCCCAGGTAAATGGATTGGAGATAGAAACTCACCTTCAGGATGAAACACAGGAGATGCTTACCGTACTTGAAGAGACATTCGAACTGGACATCTGTGCACGCTTCCGGATCGAGCAGATCAATGACAATATATTCAAGCAAGGGGTCTATCCTGCTATTGATACTATTGTCAGATCGCAACAAAAAGAGGTTGACAAAATGGAACAGGTTGCTGAACATGTCGAGTCACTCTTTGATAAAGACAAGCTCTTCTCTTCTTCCGGTACACGCTATACTTCCGTAAGCTATCTGGAGAGTGAGGGTTACTTTATCAACCTGACAAAGAACCGTTTCTCCCTTATAGAAAAGAGACTCAAAGACTCTTTTGTCACCATTGACAACCAACACCACTTCTTTAAGGACTTCCAGTACAAACACCTTAAAAACGCTGTCAAAGTCCAGGCTCCGCTCTTTGACGAAATTACCCGCTCCTATGAGACAGCACAGATCAAACTGATCTCACTTGTCAAACAGCGCTACATTGAGAGTCTGAACCTGCTGGAGAAGCGCTTTTCCCTTCTGCTTGATAAGCTCATTGTCTTCATCGCAAATATTGATGTCGCTATCTCTACAGCAAAATGTGCCAAAAGCATGAATCTTGTCCGTCCTATCATTGAAGAGGGCAACTTCTATGAAGCGATCGGACTCAGGCATCCTATCATCGAGGCCAATGATGAGCGGGGCATTTATGTTCCTAACGATATCTATCTTGGAGAGAACAACAATACAGTACACAACCACATTACCCTAAATGCCAGTAATGGGGAGGATGTACTTGGTGTATTGCTTTACGGTATCAACTCTTCAGGAAAGTCTTCACTTATGAAGAGCATTGGGCTGTCGGTGATACTGGCCCAGGCAGGTTTTTTTGTACCGGCAGTTGAATTGCGTTTTGGAATGTACGACAAACTCTTTACCCGTATTGTGAGCAAGGACAACCTCTACAAAGGCTTAAGCACCTTCTCTGTGGAGATGATGGAACTAAAGAACATCTTCAACCGTGCCGATACACGCTCACTGATACTTGGAGATGAGATATCACAGGGAACCGAAACCGAATCTGCACTTGCCATCGTCTCTTCGGCTATCTTGAAGCTCATCTCTTTGCGTTCTACCTTCATTTTTGCTACCCACCTGCATCAGCTGGGCAATATCGCCCAGCTTAAAGAGCTTAAACATCTCATCTTCCTTCACCTTGGTATTAAATACGATGAGTGCAGCGACACCCTCATCTACAACCGTGTACTGCAGCTGGGGCAGGGAGACAGTCTCTACGGGCTTGAGTTCGCCAAATCACTGCATATGGATAAAGAGTTTCTTCAAACAGCACAAGATATCCGTGAGAGCCTGAACCACTCAGACAGTGAGGTTAAAAAACTGCGCAGACAGAAAAGCAGCAAATACAACAAAGCCCTCTACCTGACAAAATGTGCCCTGTGTGACAAAAATGTCGAAGATGTCCACCACATTGCCCATCAGAATCAGGCAAACGAAACTGGTCACATCGACCATTTCCATAAAAACCACAAATACAACCTCATCCCCCTCTGCAGACAACATCACCAGATGGTACATGAGGGAAAGATCGTCATATCAGGCTTTATGATGACATCAGAAGGCCTCAAACTGCATTATCAGATCAATGAGCATTGA
- the rpmI gene encoding 50S ribosomal protein L35 encodes MPKMKSVKGAVKRFKVKKSGKIKRGTAYRSHILTKVDGKHHRQMRSPKHVDAVDAKNIKEMIV; translated from the coding sequence ATGCCTAAAATGAAAAGCGTAAAAGGCGCTGTAAAGCGTTTTAAAGTGAAAAAAAGCGGCAAGATCAAAAGAGGAACGGCGTACAGAAGCCACATCCTTACCAAAGTTGACGGCAAGCATCACAGACAGATGAGAAGTCCGAAGCATGTTGACGCAGTAGATGCAAAAAACATCAAAGAGATGATCGTATAA
- the rplT gene encoding 50S ribosomal protein L20 codes for MRVKTGIVRHRRHKKLLKQARGFYSGRRKHFRKAKEQLERSLVYAYRDRRQKKRDFRKLWIIRINAAARLNGLNYSRFMHGLKLANIELDRKILADMAMNNPEAFTKVAEASKAALAK; via the coding sequence ATGAGAGTAAAAACTGGTATTGTTAGACACAGACGTCACAAAAAACTATTAAAACAGGCAAGAGGGTTCTACAGCGGTAGAAGAAAACATTTCAGAAAAGCGAAAGAACAACTCGAGCGTTCATTAGTATATGCTTACAGAGATAGAAGACAAAAGAAAAGAGATTTCAGAAAACTCTGGATCATTCGTATTAATGCGGCGGCAAGACTCAATGGCTTGAACTATTCAAGATTTATGCACGGTCTTAAACTCGCAAACATCGAGCTTGACAGAAAGATTCTTGCCGATATGGCAATGAACAATCCTGAAGCCTTCACTAAAGTAGCGGAAGCTTCCAAAGCAGCATTGGCTAAATAA
- a CDS encoding ferredoxin-thioredoxin reductase catalytic domain-containing protein: MQQIDMHSDEFQAELEKTWNFVQKVNKQFGFVQNPNEEVNEGVAMGLARNKLIYGKRFCPCFMVIGETKEEQKSADNRICPCKPALEKEIPEDGLCHCGIFCTPEYAAAQAQHDEIEEVVHQHSKGLTKEQARMLLKEEQLDGDELEALLEARNLGMVDFTLIDVREFMEFQMGHIAGTDSLVPTSQFYAKIEEHNDKKDSPVIVYCHTGSRSFQVQHAMKALGFEHVCNLRPGIIAYSGDIKKG, translated from the coding sequence ATGCAGCAGATAGATATGCATTCTGATGAATTCCAGGCAGAACTGGAAAAAACATGGAATTTTGTACAAAAGGTCAACAAGCAGTTCGGGTTCGTACAGAACCCCAATGAAGAGGTCAACGAAGGTGTCGCCATGGGGCTTGCACGCAACAAGCTTATTTACGGTAAAAGATTCTGTCCCTGTTTCATGGTCATTGGAGAAACCAAAGAGGAGCAAAAGAGTGCTGATAACCGTATCTGTCCGTGTAAACCGGCTCTTGAAAAGGAGATCCCGGAAGACGGGCTGTGCCACTGCGGAATATTCTGTACTCCCGAATATGCTGCAGCACAGGCACAACATGATGAGATAGAAGAGGTCGTACACCAGCACTCAAAAGGCCTTACCAAAGAGCAAGCCCGGATGCTGCTGAAAGAAGAACAGCTTGATGGAGATGAACTTGAGGCACTCCTTGAAGCCAGAAATCTGGGTATGGTTGACTTTACACTGATAGATGTACGTGAATTTATGGAATTCCAGATGGGGCACATCGCAGGAACAGACTCTCTTGTACCAACCTCACAGTTCTATGCAAAAATCGAAGAACACAATGATAAGAAAGACTCCCCTGTCATCGTTTACTGCCATACTGGAAGCAGAAGTTTCCAGGTACAGCACGCTATGAAGGCTTTGGGATTTGAACATGTATGCAACCTCAGACCCGGGATCATTGCCTATTCGGGAGATATTAAAAAGGGATAG
- a CDS encoding MBL fold metallo-hydrolase gives MKQILISLIVLAALTGCQEKQKDQAEHDKKVAQQAREELLRELQAEAEAKRKRELEIQQQGKLANIGIITTPDGKIIIDTDKTKSYLEQFAKTVKEKTDRLTADIHRGVVEEKEAGIEVNETHIHIDLNKTKNFLEHWAERMAEFAKEFDTIAQELNKTTY, from the coding sequence ATGAAACAAATACTTATATCTCTTATTGTTCTTGCAGCGCTCACAGGATGCCAGGAAAAACAAAAAGACCAGGCTGAACATGATAAAAAAGTGGCACAACAGGCAAGAGAAGAGCTGCTCAGAGAGCTCCAAGCAGAAGCAGAAGCCAAACGTAAGAGAGAGCTTGAAATACAACAGCAGGGGAAACTTGCAAATATCGGTATTATCACCACTCCTGACGGAAAGATCATTATCGATACCGACAAGACAAAAAGCTACTTGGAACAATTTGCCAAAACAGTGAAAGAAAAAACAGACAGGCTGACTGCTGATATACACCGAGGGGTAGTTGAAGAGAAAGAGGCCGGTATAGAAGTCAATGAAACACATATTCATATCGATCTGAACAAAACCAAAAATTTTTTGGAGCACTGGGCTGAGAGAATGGCAGAGTTTGCAAAAGAATTTGATACTATTGCACAGGAGCTTAACAAAACAACCTATTAA
- a CDS encoding HvfX family Cu-binding RiPP maturation protein, which produces MLKHIYPFTKDLLSHGQSLSLLFARLAIAYGFYEPAMQKWSDISAVATWFGSIGIPFPTLNAYMAATTEITGVVLLTLGLFTRLISLPLIVVMTVAIITVHLPHGFSAGNNGFEIPLYYMLFLTIFASFGAGKFSLDHLLFGDEQ; this is translated from the coding sequence ATGTTAAAACATATCTACCCATTTACAAAAGATCTGTTAAGTCATGGACAGAGTCTCTCCTTGCTGTTTGCCCGTCTGGCTATCGCATACGGTTTCTATGAACCGGCTATGCAGAAGTGGTCTGACATCAGTGCAGTAGCAACATGGTTTGGCTCTATAGGCATTCCGTTCCCGACACTTAATGCCTATATGGCTGCAACAACTGAAATAACAGGTGTAGTTCTTTTGACATTGGGACTCTTTACGCGTCTTATCTCACTTCCCTTGATCGTTGTTATGACAGTAGCGATCATCACGGTACACCTTCCACACGGATTCAGTGCTGGTAACAACGGTTTTGAGATACCGCTTTACTATATGTTGTTCTTAACTATATTTGCTTCGTTTGGAGCCGGAAAATTCAGTCTCGACCACCTGCTGTTTGGGGATGAACAATAA